The nucleotide window GGAATACGCGGCGCGCTACCCGCGGCTGCACATCCTCACCATCGAGGACATTCCCGAAGGGGTGAGCCCCAAGAAGCACGCCCTCAGCAAGCTCATCGACGTCTGCGAAGGCGACATCCTGTGCCTCACCGACGCCGACTGCATCGTCAAACCCACCTGGATCGACGGCATCGTACGCGAATTCGAGCCGGGCATCGAGCTCGTGGCGGGGCATTCCTACATCCCGACCGTCCCCGGCAAGTCGAGCGTGCTCATCTGCATGCAGGCGGTCGAGACGCTTATCTACCGCGTGGCGGGCACAGCGGGCCTCGCGATGCACCTGCCGCTCACCAGCACCGGCAACAACTTCGCCTACCGCAAGAGCTTCTTCAAGAGCGTCCACGGGTTCGACAACGTGCTCAAGATACAGAGCGGCGACGACGACCTCCTGATGCAGAAAATTGCGGACGACCGCCCCTGGGCCATGCGCTACTGCATCACCGAGTCCACTTTCGTGACGACAAGCGGCAAGGAAACCTTCAAGGAACTGTGGGAACAGCGCAAGCGCTGGGCATCGGCCACTATATATTATACGCCGAAAATCGTGTTCGTGCTGAGCATGGTTTTCCTGTTCCTCGTCATGCAGTGCGTCGCCGTGGCGCTCTCCCCGCTCAGCTTCGAAATTCTCATCGCGACAATCGTCGCATCCGTTGCCAAGTGCATTGGCGACCTCATACTAATAGTCCGCGGGCTCCGGATATTCCGGCAGGAGCACCTGCTCAAGTGGTGCATCCCCGTTGAATTCATCCACGCCCCCTTTACCGTGCTGGCCGTGCTGTTCGGCCTGTTCGGGCGCTTCAAATGGAAATAACTGATGGCAACTACGACCAAGAAAACGACAAAGACTGAAACCACGAAGGCTGCAAAGACTCCGGCAAAGACCGCGACAAAGAAGGCGGCCAAGGCGAGCGGCGAGGGAATCACCCTCATCATCGCCG belongs to Fibrobacter sp. and includes:
- a CDS encoding glycosyltransferase; protein product: MIWTILTYVVIGLLAVSGLFYIALLVRFFRALGTVRDGQSDVEPKPDVSILISARNESAGIRATLDSVLAQEYDGKWDVWVADDRSTDDTPKILAEYAARYPRLHILTIEDIPEGVSPKKHALSKLIDVCEGDILCLTDADCIVKPTWIDGIVREFEPGIELVAGHSYIPTVPGKSSVLICMQAVETLIYRVAGTAGLAMHLPLTSTGNNFAYRKSFFKSVHGFDNVLKIQSGDDDLLMQKIADDRPWAMRYCITESTFVTTSGKETFKELWEQRKRWASATIYYTPKIVFVLSMVFLFLVMQCVAVALSPLSFEILIATIVASVAKCIGDLILIVRGLRIFRQEHLLKWCIPVEFIHAPFTVLAVLFGLFGRFKWK